From one Chanodichthys erythropterus isolate Z2021 chromosome 3, ASM2448905v1, whole genome shotgun sequence genomic stretch:
- the mettl22 gene encoding methyltransferase-like protein 22 isoform X2, producing the protein MDQVTFRSDTVLSDVHLLLPNACHLMKRLNGVGQPVFTSKIRILRDYDEKDSSCDSPVHENSDASNVPRDEDGDLDVVRRPRCATYNRDPVCPIILSQSAVTLTDQDEDSEEEDGACDFIKIEHTMATPLEDVGKQIWRGAFLLADFILSQASMFKGATVLELGAGTGLTSIVMAMVAKTVYCTDVGEDLLSMCQRNVTFNKQHFEPQDSEIRVRQLDWMADDFCTDADLEFCWTDAEVADLHDNTTFLMAADVCYDDDLTDALFRTLYRLSSNMRHPSTTYISIEKRLNFTLRHMDVSCEAYDHFRHCLDQLQQMTDGKMNFTELWKVTAERL; encoded by the exons ATGGACCAAGTCACATTTAGAAGTGACACTGTTCTGTCTGATGTGCACCTGCTGTTACCAAACGCTTGCCATCTCATGAAGAGACTCAATGGCGTAGGACAGCCAG TCTTCACTTCGAAGATTAGGATTCTGCGGGATTACGATGAGAAGGACTCAAGCTGTGATTCGCCTGTCCATGAGAACTCTGATGCATCAAATGTTCCTCGGGATGAAGATGGGGACCTGGATGTGGTGAGGAGGCCCAGATGCGCCACCTATAACAGGGATCCAGTATGTCCTATTATCCTCAGTCAATCTGCAGTGACGCTGACCGACCAGGATGAAGATTCTGAGGAGGAGGATGGTGCCTGTGACTTCATTAAGATTG AGCATACTATGGCGACGCCTCTGGAGGATGTAGGAAAACAG ATCTGGCGTGGTGCTTTCCTACTGGCTGATTTCATCCTGTCACAAGCAAGCATGTTCAAAGGCGCCACTGTCCTTGAGCTTGGAGCTGGAACAGGACTGACCAGCATTGTCATGGCAATGGTGGCCAAAACGGTGTACTGCACAG ATGTTGGTGAAGACCTTCTGAGCATGTGTCAGAGAAATGTGACTTTCAACAAGCAGCACTTTGAACCCCAAG ACAGTGAAATAAGGGTGCGGCAGCTGGACTGGATGGCAGATGATTTCTGCACAG ATGCTGATTTGGAGTTCTGTTGGACTGACGCAGAAGTAGCAGACTTACATGATAATACCACATTTTTGATGGCAGCAGATG TGTGTTACGATGACGACCTCACAGACGCTCTGTTCAGAACGCTATATAGACTTTCCAGCAACATGAGGCACCCCAGCACAACCTACATCTCCATAGAAAAGAG ACTGAACTTCACTCTGCGACACATGGACGTGTCTTGTGAAGCTTATGATCATTTCCGCCACTGCCTAGACCAGTTACAGCAGATGACAGATGGAAAGATGAATTTCACG GAACTTTGGAAGGTGACAGCAGAAAGACTTTAA
- the mettl22 gene encoding methyltransferase-like protein 22 isoform X1, giving the protein MDQVTFRSDTVLSDVHLLLPNACHLMKRLNGVGQPVFTSKIRILRDYDEKDSSCDSPVHENSDASNVPRDEDGDLDVVRRPRCATYNRDPVCPIILSQSAVTLTDQDEDSEEEDGACDFIKIEHTMATPLEDVGKQIWRGAFLLADFILSQASMFKGATVLELGAGTGLTSIVMAMVAKTVYCTDVGEDLLSMCQRNVTFNKQHFEPQDSEIRVRQLDWMADDFCTDADLEFCWTDAEVADLHDNTTFLMAADVCYDDDLTDALFRTLYRLSSNMRHPSTTYISIEKRLNFTLRHMDVSCEAYDHFRHCLDQLQQMTDGKMNFTVEPMKISFPQFFQYERVDQLELWKVTAERL; this is encoded by the exons ATGGACCAAGTCACATTTAGAAGTGACACTGTTCTGTCTGATGTGCACCTGCTGTTACCAAACGCTTGCCATCTCATGAAGAGACTCAATGGCGTAGGACAGCCAG TCTTCACTTCGAAGATTAGGATTCTGCGGGATTACGATGAGAAGGACTCAAGCTGTGATTCGCCTGTCCATGAGAACTCTGATGCATCAAATGTTCCTCGGGATGAAGATGGGGACCTGGATGTGGTGAGGAGGCCCAGATGCGCCACCTATAACAGGGATCCAGTATGTCCTATTATCCTCAGTCAATCTGCAGTGACGCTGACCGACCAGGATGAAGATTCTGAGGAGGAGGATGGTGCCTGTGACTTCATTAAGATTG AGCATACTATGGCGACGCCTCTGGAGGATGTAGGAAAACAG ATCTGGCGTGGTGCTTTCCTACTGGCTGATTTCATCCTGTCACAAGCAAGCATGTTCAAAGGCGCCACTGTCCTTGAGCTTGGAGCTGGAACAGGACTGACCAGCATTGTCATGGCAATGGTGGCCAAAACGGTGTACTGCACAG ATGTTGGTGAAGACCTTCTGAGCATGTGTCAGAGAAATGTGACTTTCAACAAGCAGCACTTTGAACCCCAAG ACAGTGAAATAAGGGTGCGGCAGCTGGACTGGATGGCAGATGATTTCTGCACAG ATGCTGATTTGGAGTTCTGTTGGACTGACGCAGAAGTAGCAGACTTACATGATAATACCACATTTTTGATGGCAGCAGATG TGTGTTACGATGACGACCTCACAGACGCTCTGTTCAGAACGCTATATAGACTTTCCAGCAACATGAGGCACCCCAGCACAACCTACATCTCCATAGAAAAGAG ACTGAACTTCACTCTGCGACACATGGACGTGTCTTGTGAAGCTTATGATCATTTCCGCCACTGCCTAGACCAGTTACAGCAGATGACAGATGGAAAGATGAATTTCACGGTAGAGCCTATGAAGATTTCCTTTCCACAGTTCTTTCAGTATGAAAGGGTTGACCAGCTG GAACTTTGGAAGGTGACAGCAGAAAGACTTTAA
- the mettl22 gene encoding methyltransferase-like protein 22 isoform X3 encodes MDQVTFRSDTVLSDVHLLLPNACHLMKRLNGVGQPVFTSKIRILRDYDEKDSSCDSPVHENSDASNVPRDEDGDLDVVRRPRCATYNRDPVCPIILSQSAVTLTDQDEDSEEEDGACDFIKIEHTMATPLEDVGKQIWRGAFLLADFILSQASMFKGATVLELGAGTGLTSIVMAMVAKTVYCTDVGEDLLSMCQRNVTFNKQHFEPQDSEIRVRQLDWMADDFCTDADLEFCWTDAEVADLHDNTTFLMAADVCYDDDLTDALFRTLYRLSSNMRHPSTTYISIEKRKEDMNILGDMGTELHSATHGRVL; translated from the exons ATGGACCAAGTCACATTTAGAAGTGACACTGTTCTGTCTGATGTGCACCTGCTGTTACCAAACGCTTGCCATCTCATGAAGAGACTCAATGGCGTAGGACAGCCAG TCTTCACTTCGAAGATTAGGATTCTGCGGGATTACGATGAGAAGGACTCAAGCTGTGATTCGCCTGTCCATGAGAACTCTGATGCATCAAATGTTCCTCGGGATGAAGATGGGGACCTGGATGTGGTGAGGAGGCCCAGATGCGCCACCTATAACAGGGATCCAGTATGTCCTATTATCCTCAGTCAATCTGCAGTGACGCTGACCGACCAGGATGAAGATTCTGAGGAGGAGGATGGTGCCTGTGACTTCATTAAGATTG AGCATACTATGGCGACGCCTCTGGAGGATGTAGGAAAACAG ATCTGGCGTGGTGCTTTCCTACTGGCTGATTTCATCCTGTCACAAGCAAGCATGTTCAAAGGCGCCACTGTCCTTGAGCTTGGAGCTGGAACAGGACTGACCAGCATTGTCATGGCAATGGTGGCCAAAACGGTGTACTGCACAG ATGTTGGTGAAGACCTTCTGAGCATGTGTCAGAGAAATGTGACTTTCAACAAGCAGCACTTTGAACCCCAAG ACAGTGAAATAAGGGTGCGGCAGCTGGACTGGATGGCAGATGATTTCTGCACAG ATGCTGATTTGGAGTTCTGTTGGACTGACGCAGAAGTAGCAGACTTACATGATAATACCACATTTTTGATGGCAGCAGATG TGTGTTACGATGACGACCTCACAGACGCTCTGTTCAGAACGCTATATAGACTTTCCAGCAACATGAGGCACCCCAGCACAACCTACATCTCCATAGAAAAGAG aaaggaagacatgaacatcttgggtgacatgggg ACTGAACTTCACTCTGCGACACATGGACGTGTCTTGTGA